A window from Frischella perrara encodes these proteins:
- the mnmD gene encoding tRNA (5-methylaminomethyl-2-thiouridine)(34)-methyltransferase MnmD, giving the protein MKYQNIVWNNNNTPVSIHFDDIYFNNNDAIAECQYVFIDGNHLNQRFYDCQKTIFVVAETGFGSGLNLLVLWQQFLNFKQNNPHHPLKELHFYSIEKYPLSLQEVEQIHQQIIKDANLAKLAKQLQQSWSMNSASFDDIKLNILFNDITNYSHFLTQHNTQVDAWFFDGFSPDKNPDMWTADLFSQLYQLTAAEGTFSTFTAASQVRRNLISAGFQTTKIKGYGKKREMLIGYKSI; this is encoded by the coding sequence ATGAAATATCAAAATATTGTTTGGAATAACAACAATACACCTGTTTCCATTCACTTCGATGACATTTATTTTAACAATAATGATGCCATTGCTGAATGCCAATATGTATTTATTGACGGAAACCATTTAAATCAGCGCTTTTATGACTGCCAAAAAACAATATTTGTTGTTGCAGAAACCGGCTTTGGTTCCGGATTAAATTTATTAGTTCTTTGGCAACAATTTTTAAATTTTAAACAAAATAATCCACACCATCCTCTAAAAGAATTGCATTTTTATAGTATTGAGAAATATCCATTATCACTTCAAGAAGTTGAACAAATCCATCAGCAAATCATTAAAGATGCGAACTTAGCTAAACTAGCAAAACAACTCCAACAGAGTTGGTCTATGAATTCTGCATCATTTGACGATATTAAATTAAATATTTTATTTAACGATATCACTAACTACAGCCATTTTTTAACCCAGCATAACACGCAAGTAGATGCGTGGTTTTTTGATGGATTTTCACCTGATAAAAATCCTGATATGTGGACTGCAGACTTATTTTCACAACTTTATCAATTAACAGCAGCAGAAGGCACATTTTCAACTTTTACCGCAGCTAGTCAAGTTAGAAGAAATTTAATTAGCGCTGGTTTTCAAACAACGAAGATAAAAGGCTATGGTAAAAAACGTGAAATGCTGATTGGTTATAAATCTATTTAA
- the pth gene encoding aminoacyl-tRNA hydrolase, producing the protein MSTIKLIVGLANPGSEYASTRHNAGAWFIEQLAQRYNQSLKNETKFFGYTARINVNNQDIRLLIPTTYMNLSGKAVQAMATFYQIKPEEILVAHDELDLNPGNAKFKLGGGHGGHNGLKDIINKLGNNPNFYRLRIGIGHPGDKSKVVGFVLNKPSKPEQNLIDQVIDESVRCTEVLVNQGMEAAMNRLHAFKA; encoded by the coding sequence ATGTCTACTATCAAACTTATTGTAGGGCTCGCCAATCCAGGCAGTGAATACGCTTCAACCCGCCATAATGCCGGCGCTTGGTTTATTGAACAATTAGCACAACGTTATAATCAATCATTAAAAAATGAAACTAAATTTTTTGGTTATACCGCAAGAATTAATGTGAATAATCAAGATATCCGTTTACTTATTCCAACAACCTATATGAATCTTAGTGGTAAAGCTGTACAGGCTATGGCTACGTTCTATCAAATAAAACCGGAAGAAATTTTAGTTGCTCATGATGAACTAGACCTTAATCCAGGTAATGCTAAATTTAAATTAGGTGGAGGTCATGGTGGGCATAATGGGTTGAAAGATATCATCAATAAACTAGGAAATAACCCTAATTTTTATCGCTTGAGAATTGGCATTGGTCATCCCGGTGATAAAAGTAAAGTTGTCGGCTTTGTACTAAATAAACCGTCCAAACCAGAACAAAATCTAATCGATCAAGTAATTGATGAATCGGTACGCTGTACAGAAGTCCTAGTTAATCAAGGAATGGAAGCTGCAATGAATCGTTTACACGCTTTTAAAGCCTAG
- the cmoM gene encoding tRNA uridine 5-oxyacetic acid(34) methyltransferase CmoM, translating to MTTVKDRNFDDITHKFAKNIYGTTKGKIREAVVWQDIQSILSRYPDKQKLTILDAGGGQGQIACKLAKLGHDVTLCDISAQMLAIAKSHAESENVSLHYINRAIQDLSEDSAQCYDIVLCHAVLEWVEDGKGLLIALKKLIKPNGYLSLMFYNLHGLLFRTVTLGNFGYVQTGLNKRKKKTLSPDYPRNPDEVYQWLMALDLDILQKTGVRVFHDYMLDKAKQQNRFEELLALEKQFCRQEPYLQLARYIHILAQ from the coding sequence ATGACCACCGTTAAAGATCGTAATTTTGATGATATAACTCATAAATTTGCTAAGAATATTTATGGTACGACTAAAGGTAAAATTCGTGAAGCAGTTGTTTGGCAAGACATACAATCTATATTGTCGCGATATCCAGACAAACAAAAATTGACCATTTTAGATGCTGGTGGCGGGCAAGGGCAAATCGCTTGTAAGCTTGCTAAGTTAGGGCATGATGTGACTCTTTGCGATATTTCTGCACAAATGCTGGCAATCGCTAAATCTCATGCTGAATCTGAAAATGTTTCTTTGCATTATATAAATAGAGCAATTCAGGATTTATCCGAAGATTCAGCTCAATGCTATGATATAGTACTTTGTCATGCTGTTCTCGAATGGGTAGAGGATGGTAAAGGATTACTAATTGCATTGAAAAAACTCATTAAACCGAACGGTTATTTATCATTAATGTTTTATAATTTACATGGATTATTATTTAGGACTGTGACGTTAGGTAATTTCGGTTACGTTCAGACAGGTTTAAATAAACGCAAAAAAAAGACACTTTCACCCGACTACCCAAGAAACCCAGATGAGGTTTATCAATGGTTAATGGCGTTAGATTTAGACATTCTTCAAAAAACAGGTGTCAGAGTCTTTCATGATTATATGTTAGATAAAGCAAAACAACAAAACCGTTTTGAGGAGCTTTTGGCATTAGAAAAGCAATTTTGTCGGCAAGAACCCTATTTACAATTAGCTCGATATATTCATATTCTAGCTCAGTAA
- a CDS encoding 1-acylglycerol-3-phosphate O-acyltransferase codes for MIFLFRLIVVVILGILVCIVGTIFCLFNPRNPNNVARFAHIFSSILTPLFGIKVITRESETVKDLGSVVYIANHQNNFDILVGGDVFQKRTVTVGKKSLAWIPFFGQLYYLTGNILIDRDNKSKARNTLSQVINEMDKKGISIWMFPEGTRSRGRGLLPFKTGAFRTAIAAGVPIVPICISNTNNIKLNRWNNGFVVVEMLEPIETKDLTKEDVKIVIDQCYQLMSQKIAQLDDEAQCLNHQKS; via the coding sequence ATGATTTTTCTGTTTAGGCTTATCGTTGTTGTTATTTTAGGAATATTAGTTTGTATTGTCGGGACAATATTTTGTTTATTTAACCCAAGAAATCCGAATAATGTTGCACGTTTTGCTCATATTTTTAGTTCAATATTAACACCATTATTTGGTATAAAGGTTATCACTCGAGAATCTGAGACAGTGAAAGATTTGGGTAGTGTGGTTTACATCGCTAATCATCAAAATAATTTTGATATTCTTGTCGGTGGTGATGTGTTTCAGAAGAGAACCGTTACAGTTGGTAAAAAGAGCCTTGCTTGGATTCCTTTTTTTGGACAATTATATTACCTAACAGGTAATATCTTAATTGATCGTGATAATAAATCTAAAGCGCGTAACACGTTATCGCAAGTTATTAATGAAATGGATAAAAAAGGGATTTCCATTTGGATGTTTCCAGAAGGTACGCGTAGCCGTGGTCGAGGCTTATTGCCTTTTAAAACTGGTGCGTTTAGAACTGCGATAGCCGCGGGGGTTCCAATTGTACCCATTTGTATTTCTAATACGAATAATATTAAATTAAATCGTTGGAATAATGGCTTTGTTGTTGTCGAAATGCTAGAGCCTATTGAAACTAAAGACTTAACGAAAGAAGATGTTAAAATTGTGATAGATCAATGTTATCAATTGATGTCACAAAAAATTGCGCAATTAGATGATGAAGCGCAATGTTTAAATCATCAAAAATCATAG
- the rfaD gene encoding ADP-glyceromanno-heptose 6-epimerase — protein MIIVTGGAGFIGSNIVKGLNAIGRTDILVVDDLTDGTKFANLADLDIADYMDKDEFISLIVSDEDLDIEVIFHEGACSSTTEWDGKFMMENNYSYSKDLLHYCLDRRIPFLYASSAATYGGCSENFIEDRQFEKPLNVYGYSKFLFDQYVRTILPKAKSQVCGFRYFNVYGPREQHKGSMASVAFHLNSQLIKGEKPKLFEGSDNFQRDFIYVDDVVAVNIWFWENNQSGIFNCGTGHAESFQAVADAVLAYHQGGTIEYIAFPEHLKGRYQTFTQADLTKFRATGCPIKFKNVAQGTAEYMAWLNNQ, from the coding sequence ATGATCATAGTAACAGGTGGCGCAGGATTTATCGGTAGTAATATTGTCAAAGGACTCAATGCTATTGGTCGAACCGATATTTTAGTTGTTGATGATTTAACGGATGGGACAAAATTTGCAAATTTAGCCGATTTAGATATTGCTGATTATATGGATAAAGATGAATTTATTAGTTTAATAGTCAGTGATGAAGATCTAGATATTGAAGTAATATTCCACGAAGGCGCCTGTTCATCAACCACTGAATGGGATGGTAAATTTATGATGGAGAATAACTATAGTTATTCAAAAGATTTACTTCATTATTGTTTAGATAGACGTATTCCATTTTTATATGCATCATCTGCAGCAACTTATGGTGGTTGTAGTGAAAACTTTATTGAGGATCGACAATTCGAAAAACCTTTAAACGTTTATGGTTATTCCAAATTTTTATTCGATCAATATGTGAGAACAATATTACCAAAAGCGAAGTCTCAAGTTTGTGGTTTCCGTTATTTCAACGTCTATGGACCACGCGAACAGCACAAAGGCAGTATGGCAAGTGTTGCATTCCATTTAAATAGCCAACTTATTAAGGGGGAAAAACCAAAATTATTTGAAGGAAGCGATAACTTCCAACGTGATTTTATCTATGTTGATGATGTCGTTGCCGTCAATATTTGGTTCTGGGAAAATAACCAATCAGGTATTTTTAACTGTGGTACAGGTCATGCTGAATCTTTCCAAGCGGTTGCAGATGCTGTGTTAGCTTATCATCAAGGCGGAACAATTGAATATATTGCTTTTCCAGAACATCTTAAAGGACGTTATCAAACCTTTACACAAGCTGATTTAACCAAATTCCGAGCTACAGGATGCCCAATTAAATTCAAGAATGTGGCACAAGGTACCGCAGAATATATGGCATGGCTAAATAATCAGTAA
- a CDS encoding ribose-phosphate pyrophosphokinase: MPDMKLFAGNATPELAKHIANRLYTSLGDIVVGRFSDGEVNVQINENVRGEDVFIIQSTCAPTNDNLMELLVMIDAMRRASAGRITAVIPYFGYARQDRRVRSARVPITAKVVADFLSTVGVDRVLTVDLHAEQIQGFFDVPVDNVFGSPVILEDMLQQSFERPIVVSPDIGGVVRARAIAKLLNDTDMAIIDKRRQRANEAEVMNIIGDVSDRDCILVDDMIDTAGTLCKAAEALKARGAKRVFAYATHPIFSGKAVENIKNSKIDEIVVCDTIPLTPEVKALKNVRQLTLSGMLAEAIRRISNEESISAMFHY; the protein is encoded by the coding sequence GTGCCTGACATGAAGCTTTTTGCTGGGAATGCAACTCCTGAACTAGCAAAACATATAGCAAATCGTCTTTATACATCGCTTGGCGATATCGTAGTGGGTCGTTTTAGTGATGGTGAGGTGAATGTTCAAATCAATGAAAATGTCCGCGGTGAAGATGTTTTTATCATTCAATCTACATGTGCTCCAACCAATGATAATTTAATGGAACTACTGGTAATGATCGATGCAATGAGACGCGCATCAGCGGGTCGAATTACTGCGGTTATTCCTTATTTTGGTTATGCTCGACAAGATCGTCGTGTTCGATCCGCTCGAGTTCCAATTACGGCAAAAGTAGTAGCAGACTTTTTATCAACAGTGGGGGTTGACAGGGTTCTAACTGTAGATCTTCACGCTGAACAAATTCAAGGATTTTTTGATGTTCCTGTCGACAATGTTTTTGGTAGCCCGGTTATTCTTGAAGACATGTTACAACAAAGCTTTGAACGTCCAATTGTAGTTTCTCCAGATATTGGTGGTGTTGTGCGCGCTCGCGCGATTGCTAAGCTCCTTAATGATACCGATATGGCAATTATTGATAAACGTCGTCAACGAGCTAATGAAGCTGAAGTGATGAATATCATTGGTGATGTTTCTGATCGTGACTGCATTTTAGTTGATGATATGATTGATACAGCGGGTACTCTTTGTAAAGCAGCGGAAGCACTTAAAGCACGCGGTGCTAAGCGGGTATTTGCTTATGCAACACATCCTATTTTTTCTGGTAAAGCTGTTGAGAACATTAAAAATTCAAAAATTGATGAAATTGTGGTTTGTGATACGATTCCATTAACGCCTGAAGTAAAAGCACTTAAAAATGTTCGTCAACTTACCTTGTCAGGAATGCTTGCAGAAGCAATCAGAAGAATCAGCAATGAAGAATCTATCTCTGCGATGTTCCACTATTAA